ACTGCAGGGAGGAGCTTAAGGGATTAAAGGTCCAATTTATATCACATGACTAATTCACTCTTTATCCCGTTTAATTGTTTGCtaattcctttcctttcctttcctttctgcaGGGAATTGGAGAGAAGAGAGCAACATATATTCTTCAGCTTCGTGAAGAATCTTCCGAACCCTTCAAGAATGTAAGCATCATAATTTAGATATCCTCTTAAAATTACTTGCAGCGACAACTCATGGAAATTTGTGAAATGTACAAAGCTGACCACACCATCGTTTCTGTATAATTTACTAAAACTGATATTTCTTTAAAATTCCAGATGGATGATCTTAAAGAGATAGGCTTGTCTAGAAAACAGGTAATGTTTTGACGAGATATGGTTTAACTTGTTTTTTACTGGGATCCTGTTTGAAATTTCTTATAATTCCAATTTCTTTACGTCTTGTAAGTGGTTGTATCTCCAAGGTGGAGGACTAATTTTGTTGGATAAAATGGCTATCATCTTACGATGTTTCTCTTTCTTTCAGATAAATGCAATGATGTCACAAGTCCTCGGAGATTTTTAGGCTGGCATTGCAATGGCGCTGTGACTTGtacatgtgaatcatgaatgtggTATACCAAAAAAATCGATTGGACCGGACCCTTTGTTGAGTTGCTGATAGCTCCACAGATGTGTAACTAATGCTTACTCTTTTGGTTGCTTTACCAGAGGATTGTCACCTTTGTTGAGTTGTACTTGATATAATGCCTACACATGTAGGTTGTAAGCTACTTCGATTATTGCTTGGATAAAAAGCTTGTAATACAGTATGAGGGATATATTGCAACTCTTGTTATCATGgatgaaagaataaaaaaagaacgTGTCATCACCATCTAGATTTGTATTTCGAAAGCACTGAATTGCTTCCACTATTTATTTCCACACTGGGAGCCGTTTCTTGAGAAGGTAgtaattggggggggggggggggagaagccATGTCAACTTTGTTGACTATAGAGAATTCTTTCTTTTGTTCCTTCTCTATAAGCCATAATAATTTAATGTGATTGTTAAAACAGACTTTAGCTCTCCACTTCCAAATTCGTCTAAAGTGTCTAAAAGTCAAGGGTTAGAACAAAGACCCTATAAAACCTACATTAGGGCATACCTGACAATAAGAGATTCAAATAATtcgataaaatatatataaaataaaaaaaatcaataaaaaagagTTAGAATCCCTTCAGAATATACCTAAAAGTCTTTTATAATGTGCTGGGACCAACAGTAAGTGAAGGTCGTCACGATAAATGTTAGGAAGGATTACTCCCGACCATCGATGAGCCATTACGATTATAGGATAACAACTCACTCTTAGCTCAAAGTTGCCGACTTTGATATAAGTCAATCTTATTGGTGCCACGTTACCTATACACGTGTCATGTCCACATATCAGTAGTGATCACATCTTTGATGTCCTCAACAGAATCCAACTAAGTTCATGCCCCCATATTGACCAGACATCTACCTACCTAAATCATGCCCACATATTGACCAGACAGTGATTTCATCAACGGAATCCAACTAAGTCTTGGACGATTGTAGTTGTGACATCGGCTTGAGAGTGGACCATCCTCATATGAGGGATTAGATTTTGTGGAAACTGCAGCGAACATTCCCTTTTGCTCCATCCGTGAACGGATTAGAAGTTGATCTTTTTAGATAGATCCCGCAGAAGAAGATAACACATTAGAAGACATGGTTTAtgaactactactactactactactactactactactactacaaacATATCCATCAGTGGATGTCAAGTGATAACTTCAATATATTTCACACTGATGATTGATCTAATTGTGCATAGAGCTTCATATGATTGTATGTACAGTGAGATACAATCATTTGTTGTTGTTTTACCTTACTAAATTAAGCTTTGTACTGTAACTAGAGATCAATCTGCAAGCAAAAGATATAGGTAAAATGAATTATACAAGTTTCCCATGTAAATCCATGATTAAATAGCAAAACAACAACAAATTTGTGTTTATTGCAGTTACTAACATCATAAATGAAGATAGAGAAACTCAACATAACTCCTTGTATCGATGGAGATATCCACAACCATAAAAGGGAATTAATGACCAAGAGGGCAGTGAAATTAAATAGACAAGTTCCTTAAAGCACTGTCTATATGCTGTGATgtccaattaaaaaaaaaaaaaaaaactgataccTCATTCAGGGCTGTTTCCGGCACTCACCGTCTCTTGAACAGTTAAGTCAACAGGACTGCCTTCGGCATCAACTGTTTCTTGCGCAGGTAAACCGACGACACTTTCTACCTTCTTCTTCAGGCCAGTAAGATCCATTACAGCAGCAATTTGCTCCCTtatctctctctccaattcctccACTTTTTCATCACTGGGACCACTGGCTATCTGCTTCTTCAACTCTTCTATTTTCCCCCTAACGCCAGCCATATCTATTGCCTTCTCTATTTCCTTATTTATCACCTCATCTGCCTTTGCTAATTTCTCACCTAACCCAGGTGGAGATGTTGGTCCTATCTTCTTAACCGATCCCACCACTTCAAGATTCACAGATTTTAGCATTTCCGCTAACTCTTCCTTGGCACTttccacctccttgatctgatcatcATCTAATTGTTCCCCCTTTGCCACCTTATCACGCGCCCTTCTCAGTACCTCCATCTTGCCTTTGACCTTCTCTTTGAGTTTCTCATCGAGTTTTTCATTAATCTGTTCCTTCAGCTTCTCTCCTTTAGCTTTCAGGTCCTGCAGCCTGTTAATCTTAAAAAGCAGTACAAGTTTCTTCTTTAGGCTCATGTAAGATCCACGACGAGATAGATTGTGCTTAAATTTGTTCACCAGTCTATCTGCTTTTTCCTGCAAGGTTGGACTAAGTGTTCCATCAGGCGTGCTCGGAGATTTGGATAACTCCATCTTAAGAGCTTTGACCCTTCTTTGTAATCCCATTGAAATGAAGGCCTTTGTCATTTCCTTGTCAATTTCTTTCCTAAGTTTTTCTATTTTGTCAGAGATGGTTGGCATAGGATATTTGCCTTTAGCTTCCACTACTGATTTCTTTAGGTTTTTTATTTCCATCACTATGTCAGCTTTGACTTTGGAAAGGTTGACTTCCTTCTTTTTCATGTTAAAATTCTTAGTTGGTGGAAGAGGTTTGCCTTCTAGATATCCCCCTATTTGCCTGAACTTCATATGGCGATGACTAAGTAGAGTTTCTTTGTCCATTGCAGCAAGCTCCTGAGTTAGATAACTTAGTTTTTCATTATCTTTACaagaaatcaaacaaaaaaagaaccatttacaaatatttctaataaaGCAGAAATAATGCAATAATATTTGGGTTATTCTTGAGGATGCTACCTTACAGAATATTAAAGTATTTTCTCTTCAATTAAAAATATTTCTGCTGTAATAATTTGGACATCTAGCACATTCTAGTTAGAATGGATATGAACCATTACTATTTATTAAAACATGGAATGTTTATTCAGCTAAAGAGATGAAGATAAGTATTGAAATAAGTTTTCTTCTTCAGCAAAGATCATCATAGACTTCACCTCAGAAAGAATGAGAGGGCATGTTTAATGATTCATGCTACAAGATCTGCAATTATATACACTGAATTGAAAAACACTGCAATCTGTAAGAAGAAGCCATTTTTGTGTCAAGGATTTAAAATGAATCCAGCTCTGTACAGAAAAGTTTCTGACCAAGGAGAGAAGGTGAATTTAAGTGCAATTCTTTATAATATCTTTCAGTAATTAAAGCACCTTTTTTGTAATCTTAGGACACGCAAATTGACATTTAAATCTGTGAAGGAAAACCAAGTTACAGACACATGTTTTTTAAGTTAATGTATCAACACAAGCAACCAACTGATGATCTTATATTGAGAAAAGTTttctgggaatgaagggttgaaaGAGCAAACAGTATTATGTCCGAAATGTTTCTGATTACAATGACCCTTCAAATAATATTAACAAATGCAGTAATTAAAAGAGATGTTTCTTTCAGAATTGAAAAAGGATGAGACCCACAAGTTGTAGAGATAGTACTTCTAACATACTATTTAGCTTTTTTAATTCTATGttaaaaataaacaaaattgCAAAACAAAATGTACCTGCATGGCCTTCACTAGTTTAACCTTTATCTGCTGGGATGTCCATGTTGGATCAGTATGCGCACCACCAAGAGGTTCCTGAGTGATATATGGTATAACATGAACATAAAAAGCTTCCTTTTCAAATATAACTTGAAAACTAGCAGAATTTTCTGCTAGCATTTTCTAGAGATCAACACTAAATAATGAAAAAGACAAACTAAAGTGTACCCACCACAGGTCTGGTTTACTTCCCCAGAATATTCATGCAAAGCAAGTACAAATACAGGACACCCTACTCTAATTGGAATATTTTGCAAATACAGAAACAAATTTATATATTCCAATCAGTGATATATAGTCGCTTCAGCTAAAAGTACACCAACCTATATAACATGCGGAAATAAATTATTATGGGTTAATTCTTGAAGGTTCCTCAAACCCAAAAATATACTGTCATTCTTTTACCTAAAAGCTTGTTTATGCTCCCAATGTCATATATCTCATCTTTAATTCAgacaaattttcatatttcaatccTATAAGAAACTAATAAAGTACCCAAGGATAAAGGAAGGTGGAAGACGATCGATAACTTTGAGATAATACGACAGAGCCTCTATGATGCCGACAACTATAGGAGTTCATCATATTCGCAACCTTCATATCACAAAGGATGACTAATAGATGTACGATGACagttagtcttttttttttccagagTCAATTGGTTCTTACACCACAGAATAACAATTTAGTGCTGATACCCACAGTTCCGGTGCACTCAAATCTCAATCTCTGCAACCCCTATCACTCTTGCCTTAGGAGGGTCCTAGGACCCGTTAATAATGATGAGACAAAGAATAATACCACATTAATGCATCAATGGCACACTGTTTGGGTTCCAACATTGGGTCCAATAAGCCTacaatattgacaaacaactccAAAAGATATATTAATTCAATGATAGATATATATAATGTTATTCAATTCAGCGATGGAAGTGTATATATTAATTCAATTCCATGAACCATTGGACCACCGACCATGGAGTCTAGTCATTCAATTTGGTGATAGAAGTGTATACATTAATGTTATCTCGATAATTTATTTTGCTAAAATCGTAGAGTTACGAACCTGATCCAACATCTCTACTCTTGGTGGGCCACTTCAATCAATGGAAGCAACTTTGACGAAGGACCATTTGACAAAAATCTTCGTATAGCTTagataatttttttgatttttgatcATTATAGTCTAGAATTTCTATTTATTTATAGCTTAGATATAGTTGATTCTTATTTAATTTTAGTTTATGtaccaagaaaaaagagaaaaaactcTAAAATAGGggttttttttttcccattttCGACTGATTTTTCATTGTTTTATGAATTCCAATACATACAATGTACCAAGTGTTGGTGCATCAGTACCAACTGGCACATACCGATCCATGGTATGCACGATCGATACCAGATGGCAATAGTTGCTAATATTTTAAGAGAATACATCTTTCCTTTCCATCAAAAATtccaatttcataaaatattgttGTCTTGCCACCTCAAAGAAAAAGTAGAAATTGATGGGGAATCTTTGTGCATTTGTACCCAATTATTTTATTCACTGTTGCATaaaatctgattttttttcaCTGTTGCCAAATTAAGGTGATACATAATAGATCATACACTACAGTCAGTCAGCAACACTAATGTCATATCTATAATGACTTTTGTGTAAAACTTCCAATCCTGCTTCTAAACTATAATCTTCAGCTGCATCTGCATCTGCATCTGCATCGGCATCTGCAGAGCTGGAGGCCAGTTAGCAACTTCAATAGAAGGCCTTAGAGATACCATTACCTTTAACAATCTTAGCCATTCCAAAGACCTTAATCAGATCATCTTCATAAATTTTGCAGCTTACTAAACCATATACAAGTTCATCAGTTCTTCAGACGTGGGTTACCCACTATGGAGGCCTTTAAGGATAAACTTCTTTCTGGACATGCTATGTCACTTGCCCAACCTTCCTAAGCAGACCACTTTCACATGTTTTGTAGCTCAATCGACCCATTAGTAAATTCACAAACTTTTGTAATATTACAATCGTGTAACATACTGATATCAATCTGATATTTGCATCAAATTAGAATGAAAAGGATAGGAACTTACTGGAATGATCCCATCTGCAATTTTTAATTTACAAAGTTCGGTGGATGTGATCTTCAGTTGCTCAGCTGCCTGTTAATGTTACTGTAAATACTTCAAAATATAAAAGTACTTAAGCTCATAGAGGGCATATATACGGGACAAGATATATACCTCAGGAGCTTCTTGAGAAGACTTCCACAAAATTGCAGCACATGCTTCTGGACTGCACAGAACATGATAGATTGTTTATGGTACAATAAAGAATATGGCAAGAAACATGTCATGGCGTGTAATGTGTTAATTCATAATGGTAGCTTTTTTAGGTTTGAAAAGAAAAGGAGTCAAAAGTAGCATAGTGTAATCTAAAAGTTTTCCTCTCCTTCATCACCACAGCTGCAAGTCCAACAGATTTCTTATAAGTATGCGTGTGAGCAATAAAATAGGTTTTCATTTCTCCAAAAAAGAAAATGTAAGGGATTAGATTGAAGGGGATATCAGAGCCAAATGGCTGGGGGAAAAGTCCATCTAAATGGGTCCGAATAATTGGAATATAAGACTTTTAGATGAACAATTGAACCAACTCAAACATATGTATATTGAATATTTTATGACCAATTAAAACATGCAACATCCTTAATGTCTCAGTAAAACTGATGGAATTTGTTTAGGCTTTATGGTCAGACATAACTTCACAGAAATGAATTGGTATTTGGCCTGATGGACCTCTCAAAATCCAATGCAATTTATTGTTCAATGTAGATTCTTGAATTGAATTATACAGCCAAAATACAAAATCACGAATTTATTCAGCACTTGAATGTTTTCTGTCTGG
Above is a genomic segment from Musa acuminata AAA Group cultivar baxijiao chromosome BXJ3-4, Cavendish_Baxijiao_AAA, whole genome shotgun sequence containing:
- the LOC135636626 gene encoding acetyl-coenzyme A carboxylase carboxyl transferase subunit alpha, chloroplastic-like, which translates into the protein MNSLFLSPAANVCGESSSYVSGSHIYTWNGLLGAEQRRVLSSGVSKVWLKHFGQSTRRNGHRFCVVARIKKGQKNEYPWPEDIDPNLKSGHLSYLSRFKPLVEKPKPVTLEFEKPLVELQKKIIDVRKMADETGLDFTDQINLLESKYQQALKDLYTHLTPIQRLSIARHPNRPTFLDHVLNITDKWVELHGDRAGYDDPAIVTGLGTIDGNTYAFIGHQKGRNTKENIHRNFGMPTPHGYRKALRMMRYADHHRFPIITFIDTPGAFADLKSEELGQGEAIAVNLRTMFDLKVPIVTIVIGEGGSGGALAIGCANKMYMLENSVFYVASPEACAAILWKSSQEAPEAAEQLKITSTELCKLKIADGIIPEPLGGAHTDPTWTSQQIKVKLVKAMQELAAMDKETLLSHRHMKFRQIGGYLEGKPLPPTKNFNMKKKEVNLSKVKADIVMEIKNLKKSVVEAKGKYPMPTISDKIEKLRKEIDKEMTKAFISMGLQRRVKALKMELSKSPSTPDGTLSPTLQEKADRLVNKFKHNLSRRGSYMSLKKKLVLLFKINRLQDLKAKGEKLKEQINEKLDEKLKEKVKGKMEVLRRARDKVAKGEQLDDDQIKEVESAKEELAEMLKSVNLEVVGSVKKIGPTSPPGLGEKLAKADEVINKEIEKAIDMAGVRGKIEELKKQIASGPSDEKVEELEREIREQIAAVMDLTGLKKKVESVVGLPAQETVDAEGSPVDLTVQETVSAGNSPE